The following proteins are co-located in the Maridesulfovibrio sp. genome:
- a CDS encoding bifunctional diguanylate cyclase/phosphodiesterase: protein MHILKDPESSFFFACILSGLTILLFGISFYLRQLLSLRKLEPTLYKQTRKSFLVLIGLIGSFLAGYSAVIVGIAFHYEIDFNSIFGPILFLGSLFVLATAYLTLSMFKKLLKSRNALKNQAYHDYMTKLPNRRMLTNQLNAYLAQGKDTDLKFSVFFLDLLNFKKVNDSFGHHIGDRILIQFAERLTEAIGSEGLVCRLGGDDFIILQKDISPNESILRLRKLRKKILHPFEIDGLNFSLDISFGIYAYNNQKKITPDDILNRANIAMRRSKQRGNNVVSIFTKTMLNQTHDILKFENSFRTALQEDQFQLVFQPQFRIQEGIRLSGFEALVRWHHPERGMVSPAEFIPLAEETGLIVELDRLVMEKACSMWSECLKHSGGCKNLHISINLSAKHITESSMMRYIEETIKTYDIPLQSLYLELTESAFVNDPELAAARLKSLNKLGVHCAIDDFGTGYSSLAYLNNFPARSVKIDRSFIKGIEPGNDGTNLLESIIKLAHGLNMEAVAEGVETEQQLEILKGLNCDTVQGFYLGRPMPKEEALQLIANHKKINGPEE, encoded by the coding sequence ATGCATATATTAAAAGACCCCGAATCATCATTCTTTTTCGCCTGTATTCTTTCAGGTCTGACAATACTTTTGTTCGGAATATCTTTTTATCTCAGACAGCTTCTCTCTCTGCGCAAACTGGAACCTACTCTGTATAAACAAACCCGCAAAAGTTTCCTCGTTCTAATTGGACTTATAGGTTCATTTCTTGCGGGATATTCTGCTGTTATTGTTGGTATTGCTTTTCACTACGAAATTGATTTCAACTCGATTTTCGGTCCTATATTATTTCTCGGTTCTTTATTTGTTCTGGCTACAGCATACCTGACGCTGAGTATGTTCAAAAAACTTTTGAAGTCGAGAAACGCATTAAAGAATCAAGCCTACCACGACTACATGACCAAGCTGCCAAACAGGCGGATGCTAACTAACCAATTGAATGCATATCTTGCGCAAGGCAAGGATACTGACCTGAAATTCAGTGTCTTTTTTCTCGATCTTTTGAATTTTAAAAAAGTAAATGACAGCTTCGGGCATCACATCGGCGACAGAATTCTCATACAATTTGCTGAAAGACTAACAGAAGCCATTGGTTCGGAAGGACTTGTATGCAGGCTTGGCGGAGATGATTTTATCATACTGCAAAAAGACATCTCACCTAATGAAAGTATTCTAAGGTTACGTAAATTACGTAAAAAAATATTACATCCCTTTGAGATTGACGGCCTGAACTTCAGCCTTGATATAAGCTTCGGAATTTACGCCTATAATAATCAGAAGAAAATAACCCCGGATGACATATTAAACCGTGCAAATATAGCCATGCGCCGTTCAAAACAGCGCGGCAACAATGTCGTGAGCATTTTTACCAAGACCATGCTTAACCAGACTCACGACATTTTAAAATTCGAAAACAGCTTCAGAACCGCATTGCAAGAAGACCAGTTTCAACTGGTTTTCCAACCCCAGTTCAGAATTCAGGAAGGGATAAGACTTTCAGGTTTTGAAGCTCTGGTTCGCTGGCACCACCCAGAACGGGGCATGGTCAGTCCTGCTGAATTTATCCCCTTAGCGGAAGAAACAGGGCTTATTGTTGAACTTGACCGCTTGGTAATGGAAAAAGCCTGCTCCATGTGGTCTGAATGCCTCAAACATTCAGGCGGGTGTAAAAACCTGCATATCTCCATCAACCTCAGTGCCAAACACATCACAGAATCATCCATGATGCGCTATATCGAAGAGACCATCAAAACTTATGACATCCCTCTGCAGTCTCTCTATCTGGAACTGACTGAATCAGCTTTCGTCAACGATCCTGAACTGGCAGCAGCGCGCCTTAAGTCTCTTAATAAGTTGGGAGTTCATTGCGCCATTGACGACTTCGGCACAGGATATTCATCACTGGCTTATCTTAACAACTTTCCGGCACGGAGCGTTAAGATTGACCGCAGTTTCATCAAAGGAATCGAGCCCGGAAATGATGGTACAAATTTATTGGAATCAATAATCAAACTGGCTCACGGATTGAATATGGAAGCTGTCGCAGAAGGGGTTGAGACTGAGCAGCAACTGGAAATACTGAAGGGACTGAACTGTGACACCGTACAAGGTTTCTATTTAGGTAGACCTATGCCCAAAGAAGAAGCCCTGCAACTTATCGCAAATCATAAAAAAATAAACGGGCCGGAAGAGTGA
- a CDS encoding FAD:protein FMN transferase has translation MENAVRRSFVKSFGDIGSKAALIAHPLGAAMKLADTLRIGDRRYKHTETRFLMGTEVSIVALHLSKDAAHHAAELAFLEIERLSAIFDRHQPGTPVSHLNETGKLSDVAPELYEVMGRAQAYYHLSNGAFDSTVLPVLEMLKKNRDPEGRLMLSQSDFDDALGLVGADSVNVCKNGISFSKSSMAVTLDGIGRGYIVDRASDMLSANGVENHLIIAGGDIRACGERSPGQPWLVAIEESSGNGGSTAVVRLKNAAVSTSRGHEYYFDAERARYHVPNFKNAISACQGVSLSVVAPTVMEADALSTAAFVMNPKEAISFINAQKQSECLISRSSGVKLHSPNWEAKVGI, from the coding sequence ATGGAAAATGCGGTTAGGCGTTCATTCGTCAAATCATTCGGAGACATCGGTTCCAAGGCTGCCCTCATTGCCCATCCCCTTGGTGCGGCAATGAAACTGGCGGACACCTTGCGAATCGGTGACAGGCGGTACAAGCATACTGAGACCCGTTTCCTGATGGGGACGGAAGTCAGCATCGTCGCCTTGCATCTGTCCAAGGACGCGGCTCATCATGCTGCAGAACTGGCTTTTCTTGAGATAGAGCGTCTTTCCGCAATCTTTGACCGTCACCAGCCCGGTACCCCGGTTTCCCATCTCAACGAAACTGGAAAACTGAGCGATGTTGCCCCCGAATTGTATGAAGTAATGGGCAGGGCACAGGCTTATTACCACCTCTCCAATGGGGCATTTGATTCAACGGTACTTCCTGTTTTGGAAATGTTGAAAAAGAATAGAGATCCCGAGGGCAGGCTGATGCTCAGCCAGAGTGATTTTGACGATGCTCTGGGCCTTGTGGGTGCTGATTCCGTCAATGTTTGCAAAAACGGAATCAGTTTCAGCAAAAGTTCCATGGCTGTTACCTTGGACGGGATCGGCAGGGGCTACATTGTGGACAGGGCTTCGGATATGCTGTCAGCAAACGGAGTGGAGAATCATTTGATCATCGCCGGCGGAGATATCCGCGCTTGCGGTGAACGTTCTCCGGGACAGCCTTGGCTTGTCGCTATTGAGGAATCTTCCGGCAATGGCGGTTCTACTGCGGTCGTCAGGCTTAAGAATGCTGCTGTATCTACTTCCAGAGGCCATGAGTACTACTTTGATGCCGAACGTGCCCGTTATCACGTACCAAACTTTAAAAATGCGATTTCAGCGTGTCAGGGTGTCAGCCTTTCGGTTGTGGCCCCCACGGTGATGGAGGCGGATGCGCTTTCCACTGCGGCATTCGTGATGAATCCCAAGGAAGCGATCAGTTTCATCAACGCGCAGAAACAAAGTGAATGCCTGATCTCCCGTTCATCCGGGGTAAAACTGCATTCCCCTAACTGGGAAGCGAAGGTCGGGATTTAA
- a CDS encoding FAD-dependent oxidoreductase: MVTSSILVLFMLGLTAAAVLAAASKVLHVEEDPRIAEVEGCFPGANCGGCGYPGCSAAAGAIVKGEAGPEICVAGGPEIAENIAAIMGLEASFKEPKVANNICTGGSRANLLFDYEGVEDCRAEALLYGGEKSCGLGCLGLGSCVKVCGFDAIRLNEDGVPVVDMNACVSCGKCAEVCPTGAIRVSGMTMDLLHLNKIDDCLAPCMQKCPAQIDVRTYINQMKNGDMRGALLTMKERNPLPLAVGRLCPAPCETICRRNIADDGVAIHTLHRFVADWEMNSGSRVNLNCNPPSGHKIAIIGAGPAGLSAAYFLRRIGHEPVIFEKREQTGGMMKGIIPEYRLPSKVVDWEVQTILDLGVEVKNGVEFGKDITFETLERDGFEAVFIATGAWKVPALELENAEAEGVMDAITFLEEVGKSITDLKGKKIVVVGDTNTAMDVVRSAARLDCKVTSLVGCIQRKMSANKNEVKRATELGSELLFLTKPTRFIAENGKLSGVEYIEVQYKDPQKALGDPLPVEGTEQTIDADLVVIATDRVPDMTPFIDAEGNIPFKINKKTGGIDCDSTSMQTSMPNVFVGGELHTGRSIIIQAVADGRMAARGIHHFVTEGEIPEPKNPQLRVIPESILKNMDVTYTIPRIKVPEITVEERRSTFKEEVKGSIVYEAARKEGSRCLRCGLTCYDAEAGAEYAQDPDVQKFSELGKE; encoded by the coding sequence ATGGTTACTTCTTCTATACTGGTCCTATTCATGCTCGGTCTAACCGCTGCAGCAGTTCTGGCTGCCGCATCCAAAGTCCTGCATGTTGAGGAAGATCCCCGCATTGCTGAAGTTGAAGGATGCTTTCCCGGCGCTAACTGCGGTGGTTGCGGATATCCCGGTTGCAGTGCTGCTGCAGGAGCGATTGTAAAGGGCGAAGCCGGTCCCGAAATCTGCGTTGCCGGTGGTCCTGAGATTGCCGAAAATATTGCAGCTATCATGGGCCTTGAAGCTTCTTTCAAAGAACCCAAGGTTGCCAACAACATCTGCACCGGTGGTTCCCGCGCAAATTTGCTCTTCGATTACGAAGGGGTTGAAGACTGCCGCGCTGAAGCACTGCTTTACGGTGGTGAGAAATCCTGCGGTCTCGGTTGTCTCGGTCTCGGTTCCTGCGTAAAGGTCTGCGGTTTTGATGCAATCCGCCTCAACGAAGACGGCGTGCCTGTTGTAGACATGAACGCCTGCGTTTCCTGCGGTAAATGCGCAGAAGTCTGCCCCACCGGAGCTATCCGCGTGAGCGGTATGACCATGGACCTGCTCCATCTTAACAAAATCGACGATTGTCTGGCTCCCTGCATGCAGAAATGCCCGGCCCAGATCGACGTTCGTACCTATATCAACCAGATGAAAAACGGCGACATGCGCGGCGCACTGCTGACCATGAAGGAACGCAACCCGCTGCCGCTGGCCGTTGGCCGTCTCTGCCCCGCACCCTGCGAAACCATCTGCCGCCGTAACATCGCTGATGATGGTGTGGCTATCCACACTTTGCACCGTTTCGTTGCTGACTGGGAAATGAATTCCGGTTCCCGCGTGAACCTGAACTGCAACCCGCCTTCCGGTCACAAGATTGCAATCATCGGTGCCGGTCCCGCAGGTCTTTCCGCAGCTTACTTTCTGCGCCGTATCGGTCACGAACCTGTGATCTTTGAAAAGCGTGAGCAGACCGGCGGTATGATGAAGGGTATTATCCCTGAATACCGTCTGCCTTCCAAGGTTGTTGACTGGGAGGTTCAGACCATCCTCGACCTCGGAGTTGAAGTTAAGAACGGCGTTGAGTTCGGTAAGGATATCACTTTCGAAACCCTTGAGCGTGACGGTTTTGAAGCTGTGTTCATCGCAACAGGTGCCTGGAAAGTTCCCGCTCTTGAGCTTGAGAATGCTGAAGCTGAAGGCGTTATGGATGCGATTACCTTCCTTGAGGAAGTCGGCAAGTCCATCACTGACCTCAAAGGCAAGAAGATTGTTGTTGTCGGTGACACCAACACCGCTATGGATGTTGTGCGCAGTGCAGCACGTCTGGACTGCAAAGTGACCTCTCTGGTCGGTTGCATCCAGCGTAAGATGTCTGCCAACAAGAACGAAGTTAAACGCGCTACTGAGTTGGGAAGTGAACTTCTCTTCCTGACCAAGCCTACCCGTTTTATTGCTGAAAACGGTAAGCTCAGCGGCGTTGAATATATTGAAGTTCAGTACAAGGATCCCCAGAAGGCCCTTGGCGACCCCCTGCCTGTTGAAGGCACTGAGCAGACCATTGATGCCGATCTGGTCGTTATCGCCACTGACCGTGTCCCCGATATGACCCCGTTTATTGATGCTGAAGGAAATATTCCCTTCAAAATCAACAAGAAAACCGGCGGTATTGATTGCGACAGTACCTCCATGCAGACCAGCATGCCTAACGTATTCGTTGGTGGTGAACTGCATACCGGTCGTTCAATCATTATTCAGGCCGTTGCTGACGGACGTATGGCAGCCCGTGGAATCCACCACTTCGTTACCGAAGGTGAAATTCCCGAGCCCAAGAACCCGCAGCTGCGCGTTATTCCTGAATCCATCCTCAAGAATATGGACGTTACTTACACCATCCCGAGAATCAAGGTTCCCGAGATAACTGTTGAAGAACGCAGGTCCACATTCAAGGAAGAAGTAAAAGGCTCAATCGTTTATGAAGCAGCCCGTAAGGAAGGCAGTCGCTGCCTGCGTTGCGGCCTGACCTGCTACGATGCGGAAGCCGGTGCGGAATACGCACAGGACCCTGACGTGCAGAAATTCAGCGAGCTGGGCAAGGAATAG
- a CDS encoding electron transport complex protein RnfA: MEYFLLFISAIFINNIVLVQYLGACPFMGTSKSTDVALGMGGAVIFVILMATAITWPLHQYILIPHGLEYLQTIVFILVIASLVQFVEMFLKKVIPPLYKSLGLFLPLITTNCAVLGVAIMVQRNGYSFIKSMAYGMASGIGFLIALVIISSIRERLDVAPVPHVFRGVPIALITAGIMSLVFFAFKGMAA; the protein is encoded by the coding sequence ATGGAATACTTTCTGCTTTTTATCTCCGCCATTTTCATCAACAACATCGTACTGGTTCAGTACCTTGGTGCATGTCCCTTCATGGGAACCTCCAAGTCCACCGATGTTGCTCTCGGAATGGGTGGAGCGGTTATATTTGTTATTCTGATGGCTACTGCCATCACTTGGCCTCTGCACCAGTACATCCTTATTCCTCACGGACTTGAGTACCTGCAGACCATTGTTTTCATTCTGGTCATCGCATCACTGGTACAGTTCGTTGAGATGTTTCTTAAAAAGGTTATCCCGCCCCTGTACAAGTCTCTGGGTCTCTTCCTGCCCCTGATTACCACCAACTGCGCAGTGCTCGGTGTGGCAATCATGGTTCAGCGTAACGGGTACTCTTTTATCAAGTCCATGGCCTACGGTATGGCTTCCGGTATCGGTTTCCTCATCGCTTTGGTCATCATTTCGTCCATTCGTGAACGTCTGGACGTAGCTCCGGTTCCCCATGTTTTCAGAGGCGTACCCATCGCACTGATCACTGCAGGAATCATGTCTCTGGTCTTTTTTGCCTTCAAGGGCATGGCCGCTTAA
- a CDS encoding electron transport complex subunit E, whose translation MSRLVKEFAKGLWAELPPFRVLLGLCPTLAVTSTAENGLGMGMAVIFVLTMSNLIISCLRKIIPAKVRIACFIVITASLVVAVELLMQAYAYPLYQKLGIFVPLIVVNCLILGRAEAFASKNGIILSIADALGMGLGFTLSLTFLGAIREVLGAGTVFGVPVMWESFKPAEFMIMAPGAFVALGVILAGMNAFNRYQSRKKGETVPDVMNSGCAHCGACGGIQDLKDK comes from the coding sequence ATGAGCCGTTTAGTAAAAGAATTTGCAAAAGGACTCTGGGCCGAACTCCCTCCTTTCAGGGTGCTTCTCGGCCTGTGCCCCACACTGGCTGTTACCTCCACTGCTGAGAACGGTCTGGGGATGGGTATGGCGGTCATCTTCGTATTGACCATGTCCAACCTGATTATTTCCTGCCTCAGGAAAATTATTCCCGCGAAAGTACGTATCGCCTGTTTCATTGTTATCACCGCGTCACTGGTTGTTGCGGTTGAGCTGCTCATGCAGGCCTACGCATATCCGCTTTATCAGAAACTGGGCATCTTTGTTCCGCTTATTGTTGTTAACTGCCTGATCCTTGGTCGAGCCGAAGCATTCGCTTCCAAGAACGGAATTATACTTTCCATTGCCGATGCATTGGGTATGGGGCTTGGCTTTACCCTCTCTCTTACCTTCCTCGGTGCTATCCGTGAAGTTCTCGGTGCCGGAACCGTGTTCGGTGTCCCGGTTATGTGGGAAAGCTTCAAGCCTGCCGAGTTCATGATCATGGCTCCCGGAGCTTTCGTGGCTCTCGGTGTAATCCTCGCAGGCATGAACGCCTTCAACAGGTATCAGAGCCGCAAAAAGGGTGAGACCGTACCTGATGTAATGAATTCCGGTTGTGCGCACTGCGGTGCTTGCGGCGGCATTCAAGATCTTAAGGATAAATAG
- the rnfG gene encoding RnfABCDGE type electron transport complex subunit G yields the protein MREILHMLVVLSIICATSGAVLVNLKQATKSQIEQQVLTYVQGPALLSVLDNRDNDPIKERVKIKDVTVFPAMKDGKLVGIALEAFAPGYSGDIGVMVGFDVDNDELLGIGITTQTETPGLGTKVTKASFTDKFKGHGLDSMQITAKGGDIDSIAGATYSSVGTVDAVRKAIEVYQSIKPEITNIWKKS from the coding sequence ATGCGCGAAATACTTCATATGCTCGTGGTTCTCTCCATCATCTGCGCCACTTCCGGTGCGGTGCTGGTTAACCTTAAGCAGGCCACAAAATCCCAGATTGAGCAGCAGGTTCTGACTTATGTACAGGGTCCCGCATTGCTCTCCGTACTTGATAATCGTGACAACGATCCCATTAAGGAACGTGTTAAAATAAAAGACGTGACTGTCTTCCCGGCTATGAAAGACGGAAAGCTGGTCGGTATCGCACTTGAAGCCTTTGCTCCCGGTTATTCCGGCGACATCGGCGTCATGGTCGGTTTTGATGTGGACAATGATGAACTTCTCGGTATCGGTATTACTACTCAGACCGAGACTCCCGGTCTTGGGACCAAGGTGACCAAAGCTTCTTTTACCGACAAGTTTAAAGGTCACGGTCTTGATTCCATGCAGATTACCGCTAAAGGCGGGGACATCGATTCCATTGCCGGTGCAACTTACTCCTCCGTGGGTACTGTTGACGCTGTACGCAAGGCTATCGAGGTCTATCAGTCCATTAAGCCTGAGATCACCAACATCTGGAAGAAGTCCTAG
- a CDS encoding RnfABCDGE type electron transport complex subunit D — translation MTPPVIKAMSDIAVRLTVSPAPHWRSKRTVEKMMQFHLLALVPALLMAFNMFGLPALATVGIAGTAAVLAETLLLKVQERDVNVDNYTALYEGLLFAFLLPAGAPWWMVACGGVLTIVLGRTVFGGFGCNPICAPLVAWAFCRLSWPAAMDIDANLAHFMINAPLDQLKFFGLDTLGQFNYTDLFLGKQLGGLGASQIIAVLAGGIFLLATGWVRVFIPAAFLVGVTVTASIFWMIDPEVYANPLFHLLTGSVMFGAFFLAPDVASSPVGVIPQLLFGLIAGSMVIVIRVYGIYPDGVPFAIMVANLLTPLLDRVRPKPFGGK, via the coding sequence ATGACTCCTCCAGTAATTAAAGCAATGTCCGACATTGCGGTCAGACTCACGGTTTCGCCTGCTCCCCACTGGCGCAGCAAACGCACCGTGGAGAAGATGATGCAGTTTCATCTTTTGGCTCTGGTTCCCGCATTGCTCATGGCTTTCAATATGTTCGGCCTGCCAGCTCTCGCAACAGTAGGTATTGCCGGAACAGCTGCCGTTCTCGCAGAGACTCTTCTCCTCAAGGTGCAGGAACGGGATGTTAATGTAGATAACTACACCGCTCTTTATGAAGGCCTTCTTTTCGCCTTCCTGCTGCCTGCGGGTGCTCCGTGGTGGATGGTAGCCTGCGGCGGTGTACTGACTATCGTGTTGGGCCGTACCGTTTTCGGCGGATTCGGTTGCAACCCCATCTGTGCGCCTCTGGTTGCCTGGGCTTTCTGTCGTCTTTCCTGGCCTGCTGCCATGGATATCGACGCGAACCTCGCACACTTCATGATCAACGCGCCTTTGGATCAGCTTAAGTTCTTCGGTCTCGATACTCTCGGACAGTTCAACTACACCGACCTTTTCCTCGGTAAACAGCTTGGCGGACTGGGGGCTTCCCAGATCATCGCAGTGCTGGCCGGCGGTATCTTCCTTCTCGCTACCGGTTGGGTGCGAGTGTTCATTCCTGCGGCATTCCTCGTGGGTGTGACTGTTACCGCTTCCATCTTCTGGATGATCGATCCTGAAGTTTACGCCAACCCGCTGTTCCACCTGCTGACCGGATCTGTAATGTTCGGGGCTTTCTTTCTCGCTCCTGATGTTGCTTCCAGCCCCGTGGGTGTTATTCCGCAGCTCCTCTTCGGACTCATTGCCGGTAGCATGGTCATAGTCATCCGTGTGTACGGCATCTACCCCGACGGCGTGCCTTTTGCCATCATGGTGGCAAACCTGCTTACCCCCCTGCTGGACCGCGTACGTCCCAAACCTTTCGGAGGCAAGTAA
- a CDS encoding 4Fe-4S dicluster domain-containing protein: MLKIHYSLESDVQKTISDITAPAELNISMRNKILKIKKGQKLAAGELLAERPSKYGAACSAALSGKATKVNYHHLTIQSDGGEESVEPIDVKSMGPGKELLRTLQELGMNTAVLSSHAERLVINGLNPEPGISVAEQLLKDEKETIEAGLRLAESLIIPVHTTLAVAAGSSYELAGTERVFVKPKYPNSLDALVVKKVTGKEFPDDTKVISVMDLYNLGRIYKTGMPITDTIMTIGDNNYRVLFGTPVSHICNELGIEVKSGDKVVLDGPFRGEAVYSLDEGVKKGDYGLFVIPAGTFPSIEDATCINCGECVLSCPARIQPNMLSRYAEYEMFEMAEKHNLHSCFECGLCSFNCTVRRPILQYIRFAKDQLLASGQAEKTS, from the coding sequence ATGCTTAAAATTCATTATTCCCTTGAATCTGATGTTCAGAAGACCATTTCCGACATCACTGCGCCTGCGGAACTTAATATCTCCATGCGCAACAAGATTCTGAAGATCAAGAAAGGCCAGAAGCTCGCGGCAGGTGAACTCCTTGCTGAGCGTCCTTCCAAATATGGTGCTGCCTGTAGTGCGGCCCTTTCCGGTAAGGCAACCAAAGTCAACTACCACCACCTGACCATTCAATCTGACGGCGGTGAAGAAAGTGTTGAGCCTATCGATGTAAAGTCCATGGGTCCCGGCAAAGAGCTGCTCCGTACCCTGCAGGAACTCGGTATGAACACAGCTGTTCTTTCTTCCCATGCTGAAAGACTGGTTATCAACGGCCTCAACCCCGAGCCGGGTATTTCCGTTGCTGAACAGCTGCTTAAAGATGAGAAAGAAACCATTGAAGCAGGTCTGCGCCTCGCTGAGTCCTTGATTATTCCGGTGCATACCACTCTGGCTGTTGCTGCCGGATCTTCATATGAACTTGCCGGCACAGAGCGTGTTTTTGTGAAGCCCAAATATCCTAACTCTCTTGACGCCCTCGTTGTTAAGAAGGTCACCGGAAAGGAATTCCCTGATGACACCAAAGTCATCAGCGTCATGGATCTTTACAACCTCGGCAGGATTTACAAGACCGGTATGCCCATCACCGATACCATCATGACCATTGGGGACAATAACTACCGGGTGCTTTTCGGAACTCCCGTAAGTCATATCTGCAATGAACTGGGTATTGAAGTGAAATCAGGCGACAAGGTCGTTCTCGACGGTCCTTTCCGTGGGGAAGCCGTCTACAGCCTTGATGAAGGTGTAAAGAAGGGTGATTACGGTCTGTTCGTAATTCCTGCCGGTACTTTTCCTTCAATTGAAGACGCAACTTGTATTAACTGTGGGGAGTGTGTGCTCAGCTGCCCGGCTAGAATCCAGCCGAACATGCTCAGCCGCTACGCAGAGTACGAGATGTTTGAAATGGCTGAAAAGCATAACCTGCATAGCTGTTTCGAATGTGGTCTTTGCTCCTTCAACTGTACGGTCAGACGTCCTATCCTTCAGTACATCCGTTTCGCCAAGGATCAGCTCCTTGCAAGCGGTCAGGCTGAAAAGACTTCTTAG
- a CDS encoding cytochrome c3 family protein, with amino-acid sequence MKNRYIPITLIVAVLAVAAIAGFLFPPAVQENPARVVMDNSGGRVIFTHFVHADEYGYECSDCHHDDIGQERPIPCGSCHPVAFDAKFRAEHQKNFPSEEACLRCHADVPTGPLAEEDKPDTENIPLRAEAFHAQCMGCHESDGGPYGEDSCYDCHAR; translated from the coding sequence TTGAAGAACAGATATATCCCAATAACTTTAATTGTTGCTGTCTTGGCCGTTGCGGCTATCGCGGGATTTCTTTTTCCGCCGGCAGTGCAGGAAAATCCGGCCCGTGTTGTGATGGACAACAGTGGTGGCAGGGTGATTTTTACTCATTTTGTTCATGCTGATGAGTATGGCTATGAATGCTCAGACTGCCACCATGACGACATCGGTCAGGAAAGGCCGATTCCTTGCGGAAGCTGTCATCCGGTAGCTTTTGATGCAAAGTTCAGGGCTGAACATCAGAAGAATTTTCCCAGTGAAGAGGCGTGCTTGCGCTGTCATGCGGATGTTCCCACTGGTCCTCTCGCTGAAGAAGATAAGCCTGATACCGAGAACATTCCTCTGCGTGCTGAAGCTTTCCACGCTCAGTGTATGGGCTGTCACGAGAGTGACGGAGGCCCCTACGGTGAAGACTCCTGTTACGATTGCCATGCGAGGTAG
- a CDS encoding antibiotic biosynthesis monooxygenase yields the protein MYAVIFEVYPKTDGKQEYFEIATRVRSFLENREGFISIERFQSLNDEEKILSLSFWEDEDAIEKWRNLLDHREAQQTGLDNLFKSYRIRIGKITIDYTDNQRNLAPKDSNEYLFS from the coding sequence ATGTATGCGGTAATATTTGAAGTTTACCCAAAGACTGATGGGAAACAGGAATATTTTGAGATTGCAACGAGGGTCAGATCCTTCCTAGAAAACCGAGAAGGCTTTATTTCTATTGAAAGATTCCAAAGTCTTAACGACGAGGAAAAGATACTAAGTCTTTCATTCTGGGAAGATGAAGATGCGATAGAAAAATGGCGAAATCTACTTGATCATCGCGAAGCCCAACAGACAGGATTAGACAACCTGTTTAAATCTTACCGAATAAGAATTGGCAAAATCACAATAGATTATACAGACAATCAGAGAAACCTAGCCCCAAAAGACTCGAACGAATATTTATTTTCCTGA